ATTGAATGATTTAATTAAATTGATTGAATGATTTAATTAAATAGATTGAATGTtaattaaatatatttaaaatacccaatgcagatgtttttgtctcaatatcaaatcatttctgggtaacaattaagtactttactgtgaagcatggtggtggcagcatcatgctgttgggatgctatcctgcggcagggactgggagaccagtcagtatcgaggcaaagatgaatggagcaaagtatagagagttccaacaggacaacgaccctgagcacacaaacaagacaatgcaggagtggcttcacgacaagtctctgaatgtccttgagtgatcCACCCAAAGccctgacttgaacccgattgaaaatctctggagagacctgaaactaGCTGTgctgcaacgctccccatccaacctgacagagcttgagaggatctgcagagaggaatgggagaaactcccccaaTACAAGTGTGCCATGAAGACTTGAGactttaatcactgccaaaggtgcttcgacaaagtacggagtaaagggtctgaatacttatgtaaatgtgatatatctgatttttgtttttttaaatatgcaaaaaaatctttaaaaagtttttttgcttcatcattatggggtattgtgtgtagattgatgagggtatgtttttttaaattaaggctatgaggtaaaaaaaatgaggaaaaagtcaaggggtctgaatacctttccAATGCACTGTACAAATAACAGGAAATTGGCAACACCAAAAAAATgcaggacgtaacatatcatactaaatataTTATGAAATGTAATATGTGAAGAGATATCTGATATTACACAACCATAttcaaatgtatgtgtttttattttaagaAACATACAACATAGTGTGCTAAAAGCCTTATATTTGACATCTGGGAACTTTTATTTGAATACATTTTTGAGATGTCTTCAGAATTACAGACAATGCATCATTGACGTTATTAAGGTGACTTTGTGCTACTTAATTATGCTATTTTAAAGAGGAAGGAAGGATAAGCAAGCATATACAATCTGCCAAGTCACTGAACAAATGTAGCTGATTTACTATACTTCCGAGGGACTCAACCCCGAGAGAAGCTCGGAGAAGCTGTGGGAGGAGCCAGAACCAATTTGTTTGCTGAGTCACAAGGTGTACCCAGAGCCACTTTATAGCATTAGATGGATTTTACAtgtatgtcatttagcagacattcttatTCAGAGCCGTTTACAAgagcaattggggttaagtgcattgctcaagagcacattgacagatttttcacctagtcagagCAGAGATTTGAATTTCTGACCTTTCTGTTGCTGGCACcgacactcttaaccactaggttacctgcttcCTCACGGTTTACCCAGTATCGTGGGCAGCagcaaacacaggaaataaagagGCAAACAGTTTGTCCAACTGTTCTAATTTAAAGATGACCCAAAATACACACCTTGTAGTTTAATTTCCAGTGTTCAATGTGCTTCATAACAAGCCAGACAAAGTTGTTTTCTAGCTTGCTAGTCTGGTAACATTTTCTATCAGATAGCTACAGTATCAAACGTTAGCTATCATAGCACCATTCTTTATAGTTCAGGATTCGATTCAATCTTCATCCAGGAACCCTGTctacagtgaaacagagagatcTGTTTATTTACTtcgatgtacactgagtgtacaaaacaagaACACCTTCCTTATATTGAATGTATGTATGTAGAGCAGAGGCCGAAAAAGTCTTCAAAGATTCTGACAGCAAGCAGGACTAAAATGTTAACAGTGACATCAGCTTTAGGGAGCAGTAATTTGGTGGTCAATAATGGTTGCAATTGAAATAAGCTGTGCAGGGGATTTTAGCACATATTTATGGTTTAAGGAGAGATCAACTGGTGATAATCTAGTGGCCATCGATGGTTACAATAGGACCTGAGGGATCCCTGGAAATGTGGACGTCACCTCAGTGGCCTCAATAGGCCTCTATAGCATGGTGCTGGGTCAGGGGTTTAAACAATGGAGCTAGGGATTCTTTAGGTTTGGTCATGTATAAAAGAAAGGGTTAAACATGGTAGGAAGGCAGTTCAGGAGCAGCAACCAGCAGTACAGTGAGCAAACATGTCCAACACCAGCATGAACATGGGCAGGGTAAGCACGGGGAAGTTAATTTTTTTTAACTTATTCTTTCATTTTCATAGATTGTTCTACAAAAGGGCTGCAATGCTCTCGCACCCTAAACTACAACATGATAGTTGTACTTATCCCGATAACCTGGTTACCATTGTGACTGAATAGCATCGCAAATGTAtctcaaatgtttgttttgtacaATTGTTTAATTTCAAGAAATGATTATATTTTATTTTCAGGCCACCTTCTACGAGGACAGAAACTTCCAGGGCCGCTCTTATGAGTGCAGCTCCGACTGCCCAGACATTTCCTCCTACATGAGCAAGTGCCAATCCTGCAGGGTCCAGAGTGGATGCTTCATGGTGTACGAGCGCCCCAACTACATGGGAAACCAGTACTTCATGAAGAGGGGAGAGTACTCTGACTACCAGAGTATGATGGGAATGAGCGATGGTTTCAGGTCCTGTCGCATGATCCCCATGGTAGGTTGAACTTAGATTAATCTTTGAAAATAAAGTATGTTTTGATGGTGGTATTCTCATACAAAATTAGTTTGTTAATAATTTCACTGATCAATAAAGTAACCCTATGATGTTCTTTCCTCCTAACAGCACCGTGGAAACTACAAGATGAGGATCTACGAGAGGGAGAACTTCGGGGGTCAGATGCACGAGATGATGGACGACTGTGACTCCATCCAGGAGCGTTACCGTATGTCCGACTGCCAGTCCTGCAACGTGATGGACGGCCACTGGCTGATGTACGAGCAGCCCCAATTCAGAGGCAGGCAGATGTACATGAGGCCTGGAGAGTACAGGAGCTTCAGAGAGATGGGCATGAGTGGCATGAAGTTTATGAGCATGAGGCGTATCACTGATATGTGTTAGATATCTTATATTGACCAAATAAAAGTGATTAGTAATCCGTAACATTTGAGTGTGCTACATTATTTCAATATTTTGGTATTGGGGCGTAAGCGGTATTAGGTTCATGAGCATGATGTGTATCATTGACTCATGCTACTATATACTAT
This sequence is a window from Oncorhynchus gorbuscha isolate QuinsamMale2020 ecotype Even-year linkage group LG01, OgorEven_v1.0, whole genome shotgun sequence. Protein-coding genes within it:
- the LOC124048124 gene encoding gamma-crystallin M3-like translates to MSNTSMNMGRATFYEDRNFQGRSYECSSDCPDISSYMSKCQSCRVQSGCFMVYERPNYMGNQYFMKRGEYSDYQSMMGMSDGFRSCRMIPMHRGNYKMRIYERENFGGQMHEMMDDCDSIQERYRMSDCQSCNVMDGHWLMYEQPQFRGRQMYMRPGEYRSFREMGMSGMKFMSMRRITDMC